From a region of the Salinispira pacifica genome:
- the hrpB gene encoding ATP-dependent helicase HrpB, with translation MKQLPSYPVQQIRNQIIETLDRTTGVIIQAAPGSGKSTLVPLFLLNSPWRNGKTIFLLQPRRAAARAVALRLRDLAGSGAAIGWITRGDQSVPDSPDILLMTEGIFVQKIIENPELPECAAVVLDEFHERSVQIDMSYVFLRESMEALRPDLRLLIMSATLNHAGLDTTLYPLLSAEGRQFPVDVSYSPCLPGNDIAEHAADAAIQMLSETEGGILIFLPGEREIRIAESRLRRSPASEPEDISIHPLYSRLNPKEQLKALAPPVHGKRKIVIATNIAETSLTIEGISCVIDSGEQRMSVYDDSMEINRLVTRRISTASAIQRAGRAGRLGPGRALRLWQEHERLEDFHPPEIRVTELSSLLLSLAAWGQSDPDEYHWPEPPPSRLISDARENLEAIGALDAKGRITGLGKMIHSLPLDPRLAAMCISAYSKGGTALLKRAAVLSGIIEAGDPFTPDARRMYGTDLSFRVEILEKMLTESGNNQTYSMEVQPGIFNEIRREVSRILKSAAGFLSSGSALSGPKQPEKPPGGTEDISTAGLLLEAYPRRLARNAGDGTYILVTGGSYAMNPGERLFSPEWIVAPVLHRSTKGGTIFLASHLPPQEIDALIHERSSVKDELFHRNGTLSARRLRNIGKIQLASTPLNIKSMDNLREALIDLVNREGMGLFKWSRKARELQSRIQFVYDRNAGNDLSSEKWPNPSDESLSHSSARWLPSFLPTHPDSGSLQRISMMSVLTSLIPWDAVPEFDIRIPETYELPSGSPRKLRYENGKVVLDARIQQLFGMLETPRIAGTALEIELLSPAGRPVQITSDMENFWKHTYPEVRKELRGKYPKHFWPEDPYSAAATDRTRPR, from the coding sequence ATGAAACAACTTCCTTCATATCCGGTTCAACAAATCCGGAATCAGATCATTGAGACTCTCGACCGCACCACCGGAGTGATTATTCAGGCGGCACCGGGTTCGGGAAAATCGACACTGGTTCCCCTGTTCCTGCTGAACAGCCCCTGGCGGAACGGTAAAACCATTTTTCTTCTTCAGCCCAGACGGGCAGCAGCCCGTGCTGTGGCGCTTCGTCTTCGGGACCTTGCCGGATCAGGAGCGGCAATCGGCTGGATCACCCGGGGTGATCAGAGTGTTCCTGACAGCCCGGATATTCTGTTGATGACTGAAGGGATATTTGTACAGAAGATCATCGAAAACCCAGAGCTCCCGGAATGCGCCGCCGTTGTTCTGGATGAATTCCATGAGCGCTCAGTTCAGATAGATATGAGCTATGTCTTTCTCAGGGAAAGCATGGAAGCCCTCAGGCCCGACCTCCGGCTGCTCATTATGTCGGCCACGTTGAATCATGCAGGTCTGGACACCACCTTGTATCCTCTCCTTTCTGCAGAAGGGCGGCAGTTTCCTGTGGATGTTTCTTATTCTCCCTGTCTGCCCGGTAACGATATTGCAGAACATGCCGCTGATGCTGCAATTCAGATGCTCAGTGAGACTGAGGGTGGTATTCTGATATTTCTTCCGGGTGAACGTGAAATCAGAATAGCCGAGTCCCGGCTGAGAAGATCTCCTGCATCCGAACCTGAAGATATCTCTATCCACCCCCTCTATTCCCGTCTGAATCCAAAGGAGCAGCTGAAAGCCCTCGCTCCGCCGGTTCACGGGAAACGGAAGATCGTCATAGCCACCAATATCGCAGAAACCAGTCTCACCATTGAAGGGATCAGTTGTGTAATTGATTCCGGTGAGCAGAGAATGTCTGTGTATGACGATTCCATGGAAATAAACCGGCTGGTTACCAGGCGTATCAGCACCGCCTCGGCAATCCAGCGTGCAGGACGTGCAGGGAGACTTGGACCAGGACGGGCGCTGCGCCTCTGGCAGGAACATGAGCGCCTTGAGGATTTCCATCCGCCCGAGATTCGGGTTACCGAACTCAGCAGTCTTCTGCTCAGCCTTGCCGCCTGGGGTCAAAGCGATCCCGATGAATACCACTGGCCTGAGCCTCCCCCTTCCCGGCTGATTTCTGATGCCCGGGAAAATCTGGAGGCAATCGGAGCTCTGGATGCCAAGGGAAGAATCACCGGTCTCGGCAAAATGATCCACTCCCTGCCCCTGGACCCCCGTCTTGCCGCCATGTGTATCTCGGCGTACTCCAAGGGTGGAACTGCTCTCCTGAAGCGGGCGGCGGTTCTCTCGGGGATTATAGAAGCCGGGGATCCGTTCACCCCGGATGCCAGGCGTATGTACGGGACCGATCTATCCTTCCGCGTGGAAATTCTTGAAAAAATGCTGACAGAATCCGGGAATAATCAGACATATTCCATGGAGGTTCAGCCGGGGATCTTCAATGAGATCCGACGGGAAGTCTCACGAATTCTGAAATCCGCAGCCGGTTTTCTGTCTTCCGGCTCCGCCCTCTCCGGCCCGAAACAACCGGAAAAACCTCCCGGGGGCACAGAGGATATCAGCACAGCCGGTCTCCTGCTGGAAGCGTACCCCCGGCGGCTTGCCCGAAATGCCGGGGACGGAACATACATTTTGGTTACCGGGGGAAGCTATGCCATGAATCCCGGTGAACGGTTGTTTTCACCGGAATGGATTGTTGCCCCTGTGCTGCACCGGAGCACTAAAGGGGGAACCATATTCCTGGCGTCTCATTTACCCCCTCAGGAGATCGATGCTTTGATTCATGAGCGGTCGAGTGTGAAAGATGAACTGTTTCACCGCAATGGCACCCTGTCCGCCCGGCGTCTCCGGAATATTGGAAAGATTCAGCTCGCCTCCACGCCGCTGAATATTAAAAGCATGGACAATCTCAGGGAAGCACTGATTGACCTGGTGAACAGAGAGGGAATGGGGCTTTTCAAATGGTCCCGGAAAGCCAGAGAGCTTCAATCCCGGATCCAGTTTGTGTATGATCGCAATGCAGGCAACGACCTGAGCTCTGAGAAGTGGCCGAATCCTTCGGATGAAAGTCTCAGCCATAGTTCAGCCCGCTGGCTTCCATCCTTTCTGCCGACTCATCCTGATTCCGGTTCTCTTCAACGTATTTCCATGATGTCGGTTCTCACATCGCTGATACCCTGGGACGCAGTCCCGGAATTTGATATCAGGATACCGGAAACATATGAGTTGCCCAGCGGTTCCCCTCGGAAACTGAGATATGAAAATGGAAAGGTGGTTCTAGATGCGAGAATTCAGCAGCTTTTCGGCATGCTTGAAACTCCCAGAATTGCCGGAACAGCCCTGGAAATCGAGCTCCTTTCTCCTGCGGGGAGACCTGTGCAGATCACATCCGACATGGAGAATTTCTGGAAACACACCTACCCAGAGGTCCGAAAAGAACTGAGAGGGAAATATCCCAAACATTTCTGGCCCGAAGATCCCTACAGCGCAGCCGCCACAGACCGTACCCGGCCCCGCTGA
- a CDS encoding peptidylprolyl isomerase, translating into MKSALRFTAAALLAAVMIFSGCSTGDKSISISQDEIDTQVDRTISQYEAQGQTVSDEQRAQLTENVRTQLIERKILYKAAQNAGTSLEEGIMDSEMERVRSQFPDEDSFSQVLEQQGYTVESFQAEMEEFLLIQQFLEEEVTSQIKIKDKEMETFYEENPQFFERPESITASHILVQLPEDAGEEERQVAREKIDEVAEKIASGEDFAALAEEYSEGPSAANGGSLGSFSRGDMVPPFEEAAFALEEGEVSDIVQTQFGYHIIKVSEKSEAGTAPFEEVKESISNYLAQEQEQEAITSYIETLKEEYEVNGPETEASQAEGEES; encoded by the coding sequence CAGCCAGGATGAGATTGATACCCAGGTTGACCGCACCATCTCGCAGTATGAAGCCCAGGGACAAACTGTCAGCGATGAACAGCGTGCCCAGCTTACAGAAAATGTACGCACCCAATTGATCGAACGGAAGATCCTTTACAAAGCGGCACAGAATGCCGGCACCAGTCTGGAAGAAGGCATCATGGATTCTGAAATGGAACGGGTGCGCTCCCAGTTTCCGGATGAAGATTCGTTCAGCCAGGTTCTGGAACAGCAGGGATACACAGTTGAATCCTTTCAGGCGGAAATGGAAGAGTTCCTTCTCATCCAGCAGTTTCTGGAAGAGGAAGTAACCAGCCAGATCAAGATAAAAGATAAAGAGATGGAGACTTTCTACGAAGAAAATCCCCAGTTCTTTGAGCGTCCCGAATCAATCACCGCCAGCCACATTCTTGTGCAGCTCCCGGAAGATGCCGGCGAGGAAGAACGTCAGGTAGCCCGTGAGAAAATAGATGAGGTTGCAGAAAAAATCGCTTCCGGTGAGGACTTCGCAGCACTGGCGGAGGAGTATTCCGAAGGCCCCAGCGCAGCCAACGGCGGCAGTCTGGGAAGCTTTTCCCGGGGTGATATGGTTCCTCCCTTCGAAGAGGCAGCGTTTGCTCTTGAAGAAGGAGAAGTGAGCGATATCGTTCAGACTCAGTTCGGATACCACATCATCAAGGTAAGCGAAAAGAGCGAAGCGGGAACCGCTCCCTTTGAAGAAGTGAAGGAATCCATCAGCAACTATCTTGCCCAGGAACAGGAACAGGAAGCCATAACTTCATACATTGAAACTCTCAAAGAGGAGTATGAAGTAAACGGACCTGAAACCGAAGCTTCACAGGCTGAAGGCGAAGAATCCTGA